The following coding sequences are from one Pocillopora verrucosa isolate sample1 chromosome 5, ASM3666991v2, whole genome shotgun sequence window:
- the LOC136280739 gene encoding pro-epidermal growth factor-like gives MIQLKQRSMWWLFGHLRFVLFASTMEFVTANDQCRTEVNIQGMALKKHVFKRWSLAAPHLCDVKCGQEITCQSYNYHRKYQICELNNRTKEARPENFRSAPAWFYIRRLNGRAPLGSIPELPALSCHEIKASEGKHTISGKYWLDSTRKGKAKLIYCDMVNEYMDECKFNISDCDVNANCTNTDGSYKCTCKVGYIGDGRSCSDIDECKGNHSCHVNAACMNILGSHVCQCHAGYTGNGANCTDIDECQKNTHNCHLNATCQNTKGSFVCTCLFGFNGDGRNCTGKGL, from the exons ATTCAGCTCAAGCAAAGAAGTATGTGGTGGCTGTTCGGCCATTTAAGATTCGTCCTTTTCGCTTCTACCATGGAGTTTGTCACAGCTAATGATCAATGTAGGACAGAAGTAAACATACAAGGAATGGCTCTCAAGAAACATGTCTTCAAAAGGTGGTCACTGGCGGCTCCTCACCTTTGCGATGTCAAATGTGGACAAGAGATCACCTGCCAAAGCTACAACTACCATCGAAAATACCAaatatgtgaactaaataaccgcACCAAGGAGGCGAGACCAGAGAATTTCCGTTCAGCACCCGCTTGGTTTTACATCCGGCGATTGAACGGCAGAG CTCCCTTAGGTTCTATCCCTGAATTACCGGCGCTGTCTTGTCACGAAATAAAGGCGAGTGAAGGTAAACATACCATAAGCGGCAAGTACTGGCTGGATTCAACTAggaaaggaaaagcaaaactgatttACTGTGATATGGTTAACGAAT ACATGGATGAATGTAAATTTAACATCAGTGACTGCGACGTGAATGCAAACTGTACTAACACAGATGGTTCTTACAAATGCACATGTAAAGTGGGATACATCGGCGATGGACGCTCATGTTCAG atattgacgagtgtaaaggaaatcactcttgtcacgtgaatgctGCATGCATGAACATccttggatcacatgtatgtcaATGTCAcgctggatatactggaaacgGAGCAAACTGCACAG atattgatgaatgccaaaaaaatactCACAATTGTCACCTGAACGCTACTTGTCAAAACACAAAAGGATCCTTTGTGTGCACCTGTTTATTTGGATTTAACGGAGATGGACGGAACTGCACAGGTAAAGGCCTTTAG